A single genomic interval of Nocardioides nitrophenolicus harbors:
- a CDS encoding NAD(P)/FAD-dependent oxidoreductase, with translation MTTTPTTVETDVLIIGAGPTGLYGAYYAGFRGLTTVVVDVLPQVGGQVMALYPEKQIRDVAALPSIRGRDFVAALADQADAFAPTYLLGRQAVALEPGEAGPVVTLDDGTRVRAGAVVLTAGIGTPRARPLATGAEWLGTALSYFVVEPEVHRGQDVVVVGGGDSALDWADALAPIARSITLVHRRSHFRGHAATLERVRAHANVTIVTDSEVAAFGGDLAAGRLEKVTVRHQDGAEQVVAADHVVAALGFISDLGPMRQWGLELRGRSVEVDRAMRTNLPRVYAAGDLADYDGKVKLMSVGFGEVALAMNHVAVDLDPDLSLFPGHSTDES, from the coding sequence GTGACCACCACGCCCACGACCGTCGAGACCGACGTCCTCATCATCGGCGCCGGTCCCACCGGTCTGTACGGCGCCTACTACGCCGGCTTCCGCGGACTGACCACGGTGGTGGTCGACGTGCTGCCCCAGGTCGGCGGACAGGTGATGGCGCTGTACCCGGAGAAGCAGATCCGCGATGTCGCCGCCCTGCCCAGCATCCGCGGCCGGGACTTCGTCGCCGCCCTCGCCGACCAGGCCGACGCCTTCGCGCCGACCTACCTCCTCGGCCGGCAGGCGGTCGCGCTCGAGCCGGGCGAGGCGGGGCCGGTGGTGACCCTCGACGACGGGACCCGGGTGCGTGCCGGAGCGGTGGTCCTGACCGCCGGCATCGGCACCCCGAGGGCGAGGCCGCTGGCGACCGGGGCCGAGTGGCTCGGCACCGCGCTGTCCTACTTCGTCGTCGAGCCCGAGGTGCACCGCGGCCAGGACGTGGTCGTCGTCGGCGGCGGCGACTCCGCACTCGACTGGGCCGACGCCCTGGCCCCGATCGCCCGTTCGATCACCCTGGTCCACCGGCGCTCCCACTTCCGCGGGCATGCCGCGACCCTGGAGCGGGTGCGTGCCCACGCCAACGTCACGATCGTCACCGACAGCGAGGTGGCCGCCTTCGGCGGCGATCTCGCCGCCGGACGGCTGGAGAAGGTCACCGTGCGCCACCAGGACGGGGCCGAGCAGGTCGTCGCCGCCGACCACGTCGTGGCGGCGCTGGGCTTCATCTCCGACCTCGGGCCGATGCGGCAGTGGGGCCTGGAGCTGCGCGGCCGCTCGGTCGAGGTGGACCGCGCGATGCGCACCAACCTGCCGCGGGTGTACGCCGCCGGCGACCTTGCCGACTATGACGGCAAGGTCAAGCTGATGTCCGTCGGGTTCGGCGAGGTGGCGCTGGCGATGAACCACGTCGCGGTGGACCTCGACCCGGACCTCTCCCTCTTCCCCGGTCACTCGACCGACGAGTCCTGA
- a CDS encoding indolepyruvate ferredoxin oxidoreductase subunit alpha translates to MSYVIGSDCIDVLDRSCIDVCPVDCIYVGERKSYINEAECIDCGACEVECPVSAIVVDRVARKDELLSTFLRDSAAFFAEPLPGRSEPLGNPGGAGPLGDLGVDTPLVAGYAGQ, encoded by the coding sequence ATGAGCTATGTCATCGGATCCGACTGCATCGACGTGCTGGACCGCTCGTGCATCGACGTGTGCCCGGTCGACTGCATCTACGTCGGCGAGCGCAAGAGCTACATCAACGAGGCGGAGTGCATCGACTGCGGCGCCTGCGAGGTCGAGTGCCCGGTCTCGGCGATCGTCGTCGACCGGGTCGCGAGGAAGGACGAGCTGCTGTCGACCTTCCTGCGGGACTCGGCCGCGTTCTTCGCCGAGCCGCTGCCCGGCCGGAGCGAGCCGCTCGGGAACCCCGGCGGGGCCGGCCCGCTCGGCGACCTCGGGGTGGACACCCCCCTGGTCGCCGGGTACGCCGGTCAGTGA
- a CDS encoding alpha/beta fold hydrolase, with protein MTPAHDGVVRLAGARLRYSRHAGDGSAPAGRPPVLLLHPWFGCRQMWEPLADRLDVPSYAVDWYSLAEGGAPHEWSAWASPAGLARAALALLDEEGLDRVDVVGNSVGGIVAQLIAADAAQRVRRLVLIGTGASLDGPPTPFGLLVSRWLEQPAWRPSLTGRLVDALVTRPPAAADRARWVGEVLGAEPGFVAAVLTAARASDLRPRLASITAPTLVLRGEHDTARTAAHVRELVAGIAGAEAVELAGCGHSPMVEDPDLVAALVREHLGD; from the coding sequence GTGACGCCCGCCCACGACGGCGTCGTCCGGCTGGCCGGGGCCCGGCTGCGCTACTCCCGCCATGCCGGCGACGGGTCCGCCCCGGCCGGCCGGCCCCCGGTGCTGCTCCTGCACCCGTGGTTCGGCTGCCGGCAGATGTGGGAGCCGCTCGCCGACCGGCTCGACGTGCCGTCGTACGCCGTGGACTGGTACTCCCTCGCCGAGGGCGGTGCGCCGCACGAGTGGTCGGCGTGGGCCTCTCCGGCCGGGCTCGCCCGGGCGGCGCTCGCGCTGCTCGACGAGGAGGGTCTGGACCGGGTCGACGTCGTCGGCAACAGCGTCGGCGGCATCGTCGCGCAGCTGATCGCGGCCGACGCCGCGCAGCGGGTGCGGCGGCTGGTCCTGATCGGCACCGGCGCCTCGCTCGACGGCCCGCCCACGCCGTTCGGGCTGCTGGTGAGCCGCTGGCTCGAGCAGCCGGCGTGGCGCCCCAGCCTCACCGGGCGGCTCGTCGACGCGCTCGTCACGCGGCCGCCCGCCGCGGCGGACCGCGCCCGCTGGGTGGGCGAGGTCCTCGGCGCCGAGCCCGGCTTCGTGGCCGCGGTCCTGACCGCGGCGCGCGCGAGCGACCTGCGCCCCCGCCTCGCGTCGATCACGGCGCCCACGCTGGTGCTGCGCGGGGAGCACGACACCGCTCGCACCGCCGCCCACGTCCGGGAGCTGGTGGCGGGCATCGCGGGGGCCGAGGCCGTCGAGCTGGCGGGCTGCGGGCACTCCCCGATGGTCGAGGACCCCGACCTCGTCGCCGCTCTGGTGCGCGAGCACCTGGGCGACTGA
- a CDS encoding LLM class flavin-dependent oxidoreductase, which produces MTKRLRIGVRMPPCRPADELGDFAARVEKAGFDTLYVPDSQTLWRDAFLTLYAAAGRTSTLRLATAVSNVVTRHPSVVAGLARGIDEVAPGRFVLGLGVGHSSVEPIGLPPSRGAELRDGVDQIRRLVRGEDVAYGEAVARLRDPRPAGVPIHVAATGPRNLRLAGEIADGVILLSGVAAAPLERAVAAVREGAEAAGRRFEDIEITVSAHALVTDDIERDARIMKPIAAAIAQRGGAAALAAAGIEVDVPAHVPEVVPDLVHAEDWQHAVEVCSRWISDEDAVAFARTFGLFGTASEIAELVRATQARGATGIFFQHVGSWDLPEALVDEVGSAVLPLLAEQP; this is translated from the coding sequence ATGACCAAGCGGCTCCGCATCGGCGTCCGGATGCCTCCCTGCCGCCCGGCCGACGAGCTCGGGGACTTCGCGGCGCGGGTCGAGAAGGCGGGCTTCGACACCCTCTACGTGCCCGACTCGCAGACCCTGTGGCGCGACGCCTTCCTCACCCTCTACGCCGCCGCGGGGCGCACGTCCACCCTGCGGCTGGCGACCGCCGTGTCGAACGTGGTCACCCGCCACCCCAGCGTGGTCGCCGGGCTGGCTCGCGGCATCGACGAGGTGGCGCCCGGCCGGTTCGTGCTCGGGCTGGGCGTGGGACACAGCTCGGTGGAGCCGATCGGCCTGCCGCCGAGCAGGGGTGCCGAGCTGCGCGACGGGGTCGACCAGATCCGCCGCCTGGTCCGCGGCGAGGACGTCGCGTACGGCGAGGCCGTCGCCCGCCTGCGGGACCCGCGGCCGGCCGGCGTGCCGATCCACGTCGCGGCGACGGGGCCACGCAACCTCCGGCTGGCGGGCGAGATCGCCGACGGGGTCATCCTGCTGTCGGGGGTCGCCGCGGCGCCGCTGGAGCGCGCGGTCGCCGCGGTCCGCGAGGGCGCCGAGGCCGCGGGGCGTCGCTTCGAGGACATCGAGATCACCGTCTCCGCCCACGCTCTCGTGACCGACGACATCGAGCGCGACGCGCGGATCATGAAGCCGATCGCGGCCGCCATCGCCCAGCGGGGCGGCGCCGCCGCCCTCGCCGCGGCCGGCATCGAGGTCGACGTGCCGGCCCACGTGCCCGAGGTGGTCCCGGACCTCGTCCACGCCGAGGACTGGCAGCACGCCGTCGAGGTGTGCTCCCGCTGGATCAGCGACGAGGACGCGGTCGCGTTCGCCCGCACGTTCGGGCTGTTCGGGACGGCGAGCGAGATCGCCGAGCTGGTGCGCGCCACCCAGGCCCGCGGCGCCACGGGCATCTTCTTCCAGCACGTCGGCTCGTGGGACCTCCCGGAGGCGCTCGTCGACGAGGTCGGCTCGGCGGTGCTGCCGCTCCTCGCCGAGCAGCCGTGA
- a CDS encoding MFS transporter, whose product MTRLEGAATAGVASSAERRAALRPTAAVTGVIVSAAIPPFLVGALAPLIARDMSFGASAVGIGIAAYYLVSGVLSPLGGWTVGRIGVVLSLRLTCAMTTVGLLAIAAAGSAAHIVVVLGILGLPNSVVQPAANAVLAEVRAGRLQALVFGVVQAAIPTATLIAGVVLGVASYAGGWRWTVLAVAVLTVGALWGTRTLPATVRRPRVVPPGPVGPRPAAVAAPHGSPWVLAALVATGFLGSTAATSLPSYVASTGLASGLSPGVVASAQVLGSIACAATRIGAPLGVSHATTLRRLVLIGSLLVLGGLGFLCLASGTPAGFLVGTVAAYAFGWGWNGLFNLVVVGVRPDRIAAATGRTQAGIFLGGLVGPLTFAAVVHQHGYDLAWLVASGAALAAAGAATCGMLAVRHGTPPRR is encoded by the coding sequence GTGACCAGGCTCGAGGGGGCGGCCACGGCGGGTGTCGCGTCGAGTGCCGAGCGCCGAGCCGCTCTCCGGCCGACGGCGGCGGTCACCGGCGTCATCGTCAGCGCCGCGATCCCCCCGTTCCTGGTCGGGGCGCTGGCGCCGCTGATCGCCCGCGACATGTCGTTCGGCGCGAGTGCCGTCGGCATCGGCATCGCCGCCTACTACCTCGTGTCCGGGGTGCTCTCCCCGCTCGGCGGCTGGACCGTCGGCCGGATCGGGGTGGTGCTCTCCCTGCGCCTCACCTGTGCCATGACCACCGTGGGCCTGCTCGCGATCGCCGCGGCCGGGAGCGCCGCGCACATCGTCGTGGTGCTGGGGATCCTCGGGCTGCCCAACTCGGTCGTGCAGCCCGCGGCGAACGCGGTGCTCGCCGAGGTGCGGGCCGGTCGGCTCCAGGCCCTGGTGTTCGGCGTGGTGCAGGCCGCCATCCCGACGGCGACGCTCATCGCGGGCGTCGTGCTCGGCGTCGCGAGCTATGCCGGTGGCTGGCGCTGGACCGTGCTCGCCGTGGCCGTCCTCACCGTGGGCGCGCTGTGGGGGACCCGGACCCTGCCCGCCACCGTCCGTCGTCCTCGCGTCGTGCCGCCCGGCCCGGTGGGCCCGCGGCCGGCCGCGGTCGCCGCACCTCACGGCAGCCCGTGGGTGCTCGCGGCATTGGTGGCCACCGGCTTCCTCGGCTCGACGGCGGCGACCTCGCTGCCGTCGTACGTCGCGAGCACCGGGCTGGCCTCCGGCCTCTCCCCCGGCGTGGTCGCCTCGGCGCAGGTGCTCGGCAGCATCGCGTGCGCCGCCACCCGGATCGGCGCACCGCTGGGCGTCAGCCACGCGACCACGCTGCGCCGGCTCGTCCTGATCGGAAGCCTGCTGGTGCTGGGCGGACTCGGCTTCCTCTGCCTCGCCAGCGGTACGCCGGCCGGCTTCCTCGTCGGCACCGTGGCGGCCTATGCGTTCGGCTGGGGCTGGAACGGCCTGTTCAACCTGGTCGTCGTCGGCGTCCGGCCCGACCGGATCGCCGCGGCGACCGGCCGGACCCAGGCCGGGATCTTCCTCGGCGGCCTGGTCGGCCCGCTGACCTTCGCGGCCGTGGTGCACCAGCACGGCTACGACCTCGCGTGGCTGGTGGCCTCGGGTGCCGCGCTGGCGGCCGCCGGCGCGGCCACCTGCGGCATGCTCGCCGTCCGCCACGGCACACCTCCCCGGCGCTGA
- a CDS encoding alpha/beta fold hydrolase yields the protein MSIRRGYADTPLGQLHYAEAGTGRVVLMLHQTPRSLDEFAEVQALLAADCRTLAMDLPGFGLSAPLAAPQTIEAMADGALALLDALEIDAAVVLGHHTGAVVAQELAVRAPDRVDGLVLSAMPWVDRARRERDHELGVDEAERAEDGGHLVELWRQRRPYYPAGRPDLLDRYVRDALAPGVDPAEGHRAVGRYEMDLRIAGVTAPVLLLAPSDDPFAVPALPAVRAALTGTRSVTTRSLDGGRIPAMEQCADQVAGHVREFLGALR from the coding sequence ATGAGCATCCGCCGTGGCTATGCCGACACCCCGCTCGGTCAGCTACACTACGCCGAGGCCGGCACCGGACGCGTCGTCCTGATGCTGCACCAGACGCCGCGCTCCCTCGACGAGTTCGCCGAGGTGCAGGCACTGCTGGCCGCGGACTGCCGCACCCTGGCGATGGACCTGCCCGGCTTCGGGCTGAGCGCGCCGCTCGCCGCACCGCAGACGATCGAGGCGATGGCCGACGGCGCGCTCGCCCTCCTCGACGCGCTGGAGATCGACGCGGCGGTGGTGCTCGGCCACCACACCGGCGCGGTGGTGGCGCAGGAGCTCGCCGTGCGGGCGCCGGACCGGGTGGACGGACTGGTGCTGTCCGCGATGCCGTGGGTGGACCGCGCCCGCCGCGAACGCGACCACGAGCTCGGCGTCGACGAGGCGGAGCGCGCCGAGGACGGCGGCCACCTGGTCGAGCTGTGGCGGCAGCGCCGGCCCTACTACCCCGCGGGCCGGCCCGACCTGCTGGACCGCTACGTCCGCGACGCGCTCGCGCCCGGCGTCGATCCCGCCGAGGGCCACCGCGCGGTCGGACGCTACGAGATGGACCTGCGGATCGCGGGCGTGACGGCGCCGGTGCTGCTGCTCGCGCCGAGCGACGACCCGTTCGCCGTACCGGCGCTGCCCGCCGTGCGCGCGGCGCTCACCGGCACGCGCTCGGTCACGACCCGGTCGCTCGACGGTGGCCGGATCCCCGCGATGGAGCAGTGCGCCGACCAGGTGGCCGGCCACGTACGGGAGTTCCTCGGCGCGCTGCGCTGA
- a CDS encoding alpha/beta fold hydrolase produces MRKHYADTRHGQIHYVEAGSGPVVLLLHQTPRSWDEYRDVIPLLADRFRVIAPDTLGFGSSDVPPQAWSVELFADGVEDLLDALAIDRAALVGHHTGGVVGLEVAARRPGATSALVLSGVPYVDAPRRAKVATRPPIDGVPISDDGSHYALLWDRRAAFYPADRPDLRHRLMVDAVRLGERVEEGHVAVNAYRMEDRIGDVAAPTLVVCGELDEFSLPDVPLLLERLRVAESATLPGVGVPSVDHDPTTFAKVVGEFLDRTAGA; encoded by the coding sequence ATGCGCAAGCACTACGCGGACACCCGCCACGGACAGATCCACTACGTCGAGGCCGGTTCCGGCCCCGTCGTCCTGCTCCTGCACCAGACGCCCCGGTCCTGGGACGAGTACCGCGACGTGATCCCGCTGCTGGCGGACCGGTTCCGCGTGATCGCCCCGGACACGCTGGGCTTCGGGTCCTCCGACGTCCCGCCACAGGCCTGGTCGGTGGAGCTGTTCGCCGACGGGGTCGAGGACCTCCTCGACGCCCTGGCGATCGACCGGGCCGCGCTGGTGGGCCATCACACCGGCGGCGTGGTCGGCCTCGAGGTCGCCGCGCGCCGGCCCGGCGCGACGAGCGCGCTGGTCCTCTCCGGCGTGCCGTACGTCGACGCGCCGCGTCGCGCGAAGGTCGCGACCCGGCCCCCGATCGACGGGGTGCCGATCTCGGACGACGGCAGCCACTACGCCCTGCTCTGGGACCGGCGCGCGGCGTTCTACCCCGCCGACCGCCCGGACCTGCGGCACCGGCTGATGGTCGACGCCGTCCGCCTCGGCGAGCGGGTCGAGGAGGGGCACGTCGCCGTCAACGCCTACCGGATGGAGGACCGGATCGGGGACGTGGCGGCGCCGACGCTCGTGGTCTGCGGTGAGCTCGACGAGTTCTCGCTGCCCGACGTGCCGCTCCTGCTCGAGCGGCTGCGGGTCGCCGAGTCCGCCACCCTCCCGGGCGTGGGCGTCCCGTCCGTGGACCACGACCCGACCACCTTCGCCAAGGTGGTCGGCGAGTTCCTCGACCGGACGGCCGGCGCCTGA
- a CDS encoding amidase → MSDLATLDALDQAALVRSGEVTPVELVEAAIERIEQVDPAINSVIHRRYDRALEEARRVDPAAPFAGVPTLSKALNDTVGDPAHYGSAWVARSGRTARRDAVMVARMRAAGFVVLGQTSTPEFGVLSVSESRVHGVTRNPWSLDLTPGGSSGGASAATAAGLVPIAQGGDGGGSIRMPAAFCHLVGLKPTLGRISGGPGGANRWGHSVPAVVTRTVRDTAALLDAVAGPAAGDATAPLDPPDGGFVSALQQPPRRLRIGVLDHAPGHAPQVTDEVRAAVREIAALLSDAGHEVVEGHPEAMLDPRALPAFFDALSVTVVQSVDAMAREIGPPGPGDLDPVTEHWLRRGRELSGVELADTFLWQGEFRARMAQWWSSGFDLLLSPVFASRPKQVGWPWAEPDGIQLSVDVLSFTAPFNTTGQPAISVPATLTADGVPLGVQLVADHGREDLLIGVAAELEQVRPWAHLRPPTFAA, encoded by the coding sequence ATGAGCGACCTGGCCACCCTGGACGCCCTCGACCAGGCGGCGCTGGTCCGCTCCGGCGAGGTGACGCCCGTCGAGCTGGTGGAGGCGGCGATCGAGCGGATCGAGCAGGTCGACCCGGCGATCAACAGCGTGATCCACCGGCGCTACGACCGCGCGCTCGAGGAGGCCCGTCGGGTCGACCCGGCGGCTCCGTTCGCCGGCGTGCCCACGCTGTCCAAGGCGCTCAACGACACGGTCGGGGATCCCGCGCACTACGGCAGCGCCTGGGTCGCCCGGTCCGGACGCACCGCACGGCGCGACGCCGTCATGGTGGCGCGGATGCGGGCCGCCGGCTTCGTCGTGCTCGGCCAGACCTCCACGCCGGAGTTCGGCGTGCTGTCGGTCAGCGAGTCCCGGGTGCACGGCGTGACCCGCAACCCGTGGTCCCTCGACCTCACCCCCGGCGGCTCGAGCGGCGGTGCCTCGGCCGCCACCGCGGCCGGCCTGGTGCCGATCGCCCAGGGCGGTGACGGCGGCGGCTCGATCCGGATGCCGGCCGCGTTCTGCCACCTGGTCGGCCTGAAGCCCACCCTCGGCCGGATCAGCGGTGGTCCCGGCGGCGCCAACCGTTGGGGACACAGCGTCCCGGCCGTGGTGACCCGGACCGTCCGCGACACCGCGGCCCTGCTCGACGCGGTCGCCGGACCGGCGGCGGGCGACGCCACCGCGCCCCTGGACCCGCCCGACGGCGGCTTCGTCTCGGCGCTCCAGCAGCCGCCGCGCCGGCTGCGGATCGGCGTCCTCGACCACGCCCCGGGCCATGCGCCGCAGGTCACCGACGAGGTCCGGGCCGCGGTGCGCGAGATCGCCGCGCTGCTGAGCGACGCCGGTCACGAGGTGGTCGAGGGCCACCCCGAGGCGATGCTGGACCCGCGGGCGCTGCCCGCCTTCTTCGACGCGCTGAGCGTCACGGTCGTGCAGAGCGTCGACGCCATGGCCCGTGAGATCGGCCCGCCGGGGCCGGGGGACCTGGACCCGGTCACCGAGCACTGGCTGCGCCGCGGCCGCGAGCTGTCCGGCGTCGAGCTCGCCGACACCTTCCTGTGGCAAGGAGAGTTCCGCGCGCGGATGGCGCAGTGGTGGAGCAGTGGCTTCGACCTGCTGCTGAGCCCGGTCTTCGCCTCCCGACCCAAGCAGGTCGGGTGGCCGTGGGCGGAGCCGGACGGGATCCAGCTCTCGGTGGACGTGCTGTCCTTCACCGCGCCGTTCAACACCACCGGCCAGCCGGCGATCTCCGTGCCCGCCACGCTCACCGCCGACGGCGTACCGCTGGGCGTGCAGCTGGTCGCCGACCACGGTCGCGAGGACCTGCTGATCGGCGTCGCTGCCGAGCTGGAGCAGGTGCGCCCCTGGGCGCACCTGCGGCCACCGACCTTCGCCGCCTGA
- a CDS encoding dipeptide ABC transporter ATP-binding protein: protein MNANSPRSAQDETAPQDARTLLDVRDLTISYGGSAPSVRGVGLTVSSGEILGLIGESGSGKSTVAMAALGLLPQTARISAERFEVCGVDVLGSSPQQLTALRGRRIAMVFQDAMGALDPCMRIGAQIGEVVKRHQGLSGARCREEVLNLMRQVGLPEPERRARQFPHQLSGGLRQRAAIAVALAGKPEILLADEPTTALDVTVQAGILTLFRSIRDELGVGIVLVSHDMGVIAQTADRVAVMLDGEIVEQGSVQQVLLSPSTDYARRLLDAAPDLDAAAQDRAPAAPPEGPAEVVLEAAHASKRYRSKGRQVVAVDDVSLQVHRGEVLGIVGESGSGKSTLAKLLVRLEDASTGDLRMNGVHYGQLKGALGRRIRGKIQMVFQHPAGSLNPRMKVGRSIREPLTVEGVSRPTADARVQELLREVGLPEESAQRLPHEFSGGQKQRIAIARAVSSSPEIVILDEPTSALDVSVQAQVLGLLDRVREQRDLTYVFISHNLSVVRAISDRVAVMYAGRLVEVGPGEEVFANAQHWYTRALVAAVPSTDPRHRDTDVADPEQVADPAAFELTAEQREHPACAFAPRCPMAMARCWSEVPDLVEVRPRQLVACHAPTSTAASAGSAASSAPERERELA from the coding sequence ATGAACGCCAACTCTCCCCGGTCGGCCCAGGACGAGACCGCCCCGCAGGACGCCCGGACACTGCTCGACGTCCGTGACCTGACCATCTCCTACGGCGGGTCCGCACCCAGCGTCCGAGGAGTCGGGCTGACGGTCTCCTCGGGTGAGATCCTCGGGCTGATCGGGGAGAGTGGCAGCGGCAAGAGCACCGTCGCGATGGCCGCGCTCGGCCTGCTCCCCCAGACCGCCCGGATCTCGGCGGAGCGCTTCGAGGTGTGCGGCGTCGACGTCCTCGGCTCCTCGCCCCAGCAGCTCACCGCCCTGCGCGGTCGGCGCATCGCCATGGTCTTCCAGGACGCCATGGGCGCGCTGGACCCGTGCATGCGCATCGGCGCGCAGATCGGCGAGGTCGTCAAGCGGCACCAGGGCCTGTCGGGGGCCCGCTGTCGGGAGGAGGTGCTGAACCTGATGCGCCAGGTCGGCCTGCCGGAGCCCGAGCGGCGTGCCCGGCAGTTCCCGCACCAGCTCTCGGGCGGCCTGCGCCAGCGCGCCGCCATCGCGGTGGCGCTGGCCGGGAAGCCGGAGATCCTGCTCGCCGACGAGCCGACCACCGCACTCGACGTGACGGTCCAGGCGGGCATCCTCACGCTGTTCCGCTCGATCCGCGACGAGCTCGGCGTCGGCATCGTCCTGGTCTCCCACGACATGGGCGTGATCGCCCAGACCGCGGACCGCGTCGCGGTGATGCTCGACGGCGAGATCGTCGAGCAGGGCTCTGTCCAGCAGGTCCTCCTGTCGCCGAGCACCGACTACGCCCGCAGGCTGCTCGACGCCGCGCCCGACCTGGACGCCGCGGCCCAGGACCGCGCGCCGGCCGCGCCGCCGGAGGGACCGGCCGAGGTGGTCCTCGAGGCGGCCCATGCCTCGAAGCGGTACCGCTCCAAGGGGCGTCAGGTGGTCGCCGTCGACGACGTCTCCCTGCAGGTGCACCGCGGCGAGGTGCTCGGGATCGTGGGCGAGTCCGGCTCGGGCAAGAGCACTCTGGCCAAGCTGCTGGTGCGCCTCGAGGATGCCTCCACCGGGGACCTGCGGATGAACGGCGTCCACTACGGACAGCTCAAGGGCGCGCTCGGCCGCAGGATCCGCGGCAAGATCCAGATGGTGTTCCAGCATCCGGCCGGGTCGCTCAACCCCCGGATGAAGGTGGGCCGGTCGATCCGCGAGCCGCTGACCGTCGAGGGAGTGAGCCGACCGACCGCGGACGCCCGGGTCCAGGAGCTGCTGAGGGAGGTCGGGCTCCCCGAGGAGAGCGCCCAGCGGCTGCCCCACGAGTTCTCCGGCGGGCAGAAGCAGCGCATCGCCATCGCGCGCGCGGTGAGCTCCTCACCCGAGATCGTGATCCTGGACGAGCCGACCTCGGCGCTCGACGTGTCGGTGCAGGCCCAGGTGCTGGGTCTGCTCGACCGGGTCCGGGAGCAGCGGGACCTGACCTATGTGTTCATCTCCCACAACCTCTCCGTGGTGCGGGCGATCAGCGACCGGGTCGCCGTGATGTACGCCGGCCGCCTGGTCGAGGTGGGGCCGGGCGAGGAGGTCTTCGCGAACGCCCAGCACTGGTACACCAGGGCGCTCGTCGCCGCTGTGCCGTCGACCGATCCCCGGCACCGCGACACCGACGTCGCCGACCCCGAGCAGGTCGCCGACCCGGCCGCGTTCGAGCTCACCGCCGAGCAGCGGGAGCATCCGGCGTGTGCCTTCGCGCCACGCTGCCCGATGGCGATGGCCCGCTGCTGGAGCGAGGTGCCCGACCTGGTCGAGGTGCGCCCCCGACAGCTCGTCGCCTGTCACGCGCCGACCTCCACGGCGGCTTCGGCGGGGTCGGCGGCGTCGTCGGCGCCGGAGCGGGAGAGGGAGCTGGCATGA